A DNA window from Halostella litorea contains the following coding sequences:
- the paaK gene encoding phenylacetate--CoA ligase PaaK encodes MIYNEVETAPRSELRELQDERLQETVETAYEEVPFYRELLEERGITPDEFRGVEDITDLPFTTKEDFRDTYPDGMFAVDHDEVRRIHASSGTTGKPKIVAYTDDDLDVWKEVVARCLAAGGVEPGDTVQNAYGYGLFTGGQGLHQGIEELGATVIPIGGGQTQRQIELLQDLESDVIACTPSYALYLDETAEEMGIDLEELPLSTVMFGAEPCTDPMREAIEERLGVNGIDIYGLSEIIGPGVSNECHEVQDGLHIFEDHFYPEVVDPSTGEPLPEGEEGELVLTTLSKDALPVLRYRTGDLTTLNYEECDCGRTMVRMDNVTGRADDLLIVRGANVYPSEIEDVVLEFEGVEPQYRIDLYQEDNLDRIEITVELAEGFTGDADALHDEILERLKNVLVFTPDELDLVEYGSIERTEVGKVKRVYDHR; translated from the coding sequence ATGATCTACAACGAGGTCGAGACGGCCCCCAGGTCGGAGCTTCGGGAGCTACAGGACGAGCGGCTGCAGGAGACCGTCGAAACCGCCTACGAGGAGGTACCGTTCTACCGTGAACTGCTCGAGGAACGAGGGATCACGCCGGACGAGTTCCGGGGCGTCGAGGACATCACCGACCTCCCGTTCACGACGAAGGAGGACTTCCGGGACACGTACCCGGACGGCATGTTCGCGGTCGACCACGACGAGGTCCGGCGGATCCACGCCTCGTCGGGCACGACCGGGAAGCCGAAGATCGTCGCCTACACCGACGACGACCTCGACGTGTGGAAGGAGGTCGTCGCGCGCTGTCTCGCCGCCGGCGGCGTCGAGCCGGGCGACACCGTCCAGAACGCCTACGGCTACGGGCTGTTCACCGGCGGCCAGGGCTTACACCAGGGCATCGAGGAACTCGGCGCGACGGTGATCCCCATCGGCGGCGGGCAGACCCAGCGCCAGATCGAGTTGCTGCAGGACCTCGAAAGCGACGTGATCGCCTGTACGCCCTCCTACGCCCTCTACCTCGACGAGACGGCCGAGGAGATGGGCATCGACCTGGAGGAACTCCCGCTGTCGACGGTGATGTTCGGCGCGGAGCCCTGCACCGACCCCATGCGGGAGGCGATCGAGGAACGGCTCGGCGTCAACGGCATCGACATCTACGGCCTCTCGGAGATCATCGGCCCGGGCGTCTCCAACGAGTGCCACGAGGTACAGGACGGCCTCCACATCTTCGAGGACCACTTCTACCCCGAGGTGGTCGACCCCTCGACCGGCGAACCCCTGCCCGAGGGCGAGGAGGGCGAACTCGTCCTGACGACGCTGTCGAAGGACGCGCTGCCGGTCCTGCGCTACCGCACCGGGGACCTGACGACGCTGAACTACGAGGAGTGCGACTGCGGGCGGACGATGGTCCGGATGGACAACGTCACCGGCCGGGCGGACGACCTGCTCATCGTCCGCGGCGCGAACGTCTACCCCAGCGAAATCGAGGACGTCGTCCTGGAGTTCGAGGGCGTCGAACCGCAGTACCGCATCGACCTCTACCAGGAGGACAACCTCGACCGCATCGAGATCACCGTCGAACTCGCGGAGGGCTTCACCGGCGACGCGGACGCGCTGCACGACGAGATCCTGGAGCGGCTGAAGAACGTCCTCGTGTTCACCCCCGACGAGTTGGACCTCGTCGAGTACGGCTCGATCGAACGGACCGAGGTCGGGAAGGTAAAGCGCGTCTACGACCACCGCTAA
- a CDS encoding efflux RND transporter permease subunit produces the protein MPVHTMLRSKLRQAVDAVTEHNRATLLVMVLLTGLVVAGIPQLDTTSQAGGSAEDFQHLESVEKAQYIDANYGNGSAERSNRTVRSVYVRTEDGNALSKSSLLAGLRYQQEITGNADVRAALHGDGVRGIENLVAARAAGDANATLDEQVAALENASAAQVETHVEQVVAGNPAAARFLPAGHGDAASSTDRRILVVLDANADEETLSDADTALYETAEARSDDGIFVLNADAYAEANDHFFGEMVELVLPVALLVVLTVLAFGYRDLVDVAVGMTGVALSVLWMFGLLGWLGVSAGTISIVPVVLISGLSIDFGFHVFNRYREQRGPEEGIREPMGRGVRLVSTALILVTVTASIGFLANLVNPLPVIRDLGISITLGVVSALLIFVTVVPALKISVDGLLERFGLDRRKTPLGHGTYLRPALGSCVTLAKRAAPAVLVLSVLIAAAGGLAWTGLEEESFQQSTGEVAEWKQQLPDPLGWEPSDVAEQQQHVEQVYQPASSDDAIQSRILVEGNVTDPDTLEDIDAGVGRIDETGLLVTESGVRGERSPTTEMRRVAAENETFAAVLERADTDGNGVPDRNLSAVYDAFYAADADAAERVVERRGGEYRSVLVRLSLDASYADASSAAPKLEDGAAAMAEDGVRTATPAGSLAINAAVLGEIVGGIVLTMAVALLAIAVALTAAFRYMHGSATLGTVVAVPIVLVVGLVIGGMYLLSIPLTILTALLMSLVIGLGVDYNIHVGDRFADELAAGRSSTEALRAAVTGTGGALLGSTLTSAGALAAIALVPNPLLESFGGIVVIALVTSFLVSLLVLPSLLVLWTRYGVGTVAVDAEVEETASSD, from the coding sequence GTGCCGGTACACACGATGTTACGCTCGAAACTGCGGCAGGCGGTCGATGCCGTCACGGAGCACAACCGGGCCACGCTGCTCGTGATGGTGCTCCTGACGGGGCTCGTCGTCGCGGGCATCCCCCAGCTCGACACGACGAGCCAGGCCGGCGGGTCGGCCGAGGACTTCCAGCACCTGGAGTCCGTCGAAAAGGCCCAGTACATCGACGCCAACTACGGAAACGGCTCCGCGGAACGGTCGAACAGGACCGTCCGGTCCGTCTACGTCCGGACCGAGGACGGCAACGCCCTCTCGAAGTCGTCGCTGCTCGCCGGGTTGCGGTACCAACAGGAGATAACCGGGAACGCCGACGTGCGCGCCGCCCTCCACGGCGACGGCGTTCGGGGCATCGAGAACCTCGTGGCCGCCCGGGCGGCGGGCGACGCGAACGCGACGCTCGACGAGCAGGTCGCGGCGCTGGAGAACGCAAGCGCCGCGCAGGTCGAGACCCACGTCGAGCAGGTGGTCGCCGGGAACCCGGCCGCGGCGCGGTTCCTCCCGGCCGGCCACGGCGACGCCGCCAGTTCGACCGACCGGCGGATACTGGTCGTCCTCGACGCGAACGCCGACGAGGAGACGCTGAGCGACGCCGACACGGCGCTGTACGAGACCGCGGAGGCGCGCTCCGACGACGGCATCTTCGTGCTGAACGCCGACGCGTACGCCGAGGCCAACGACCACTTCTTCGGCGAGATGGTCGAACTCGTGCTCCCGGTCGCGTTGCTCGTGGTGCTGACCGTGCTCGCGTTCGGGTACCGTGACCTCGTCGACGTCGCCGTCGGGATGACCGGCGTCGCGCTGTCGGTGCTGTGGATGTTCGGGCTGCTCGGCTGGCTCGGCGTCAGCGCCGGCACGATCAGCATCGTCCCGGTGGTGCTCATCTCCGGGCTGAGCATCGACTTCGGCTTCCACGTGTTCAACCGCTACCGGGAGCAACGCGGCCCCGAAGAGGGGATCCGCGAGCCGATGGGCCGGGGCGTCCGCCTCGTCTCCACGGCGCTCATCCTCGTGACGGTGACCGCCTCGATCGGGTTCCTGGCGAACCTCGTGAACCCGCTCCCGGTGATCCGCGACCTGGGGATAAGCATCACGCTCGGGGTCGTCTCGGCGCTGCTCATCTTCGTCACCGTCGTGCCGGCCCTGAAGATCAGCGTCGACGGTCTGCTCGAACGGTTCGGGCTCGACCGGCGGAAGACGCCGCTCGGGCACGGCACCTACCTCCGCCCCGCCCTGGGGAGTTGCGTGACGCTCGCGAAGCGGGCCGCCCCGGCCGTCCTCGTGCTCTCCGTCCTGATCGCCGCCGCCGGCGGCCTCGCGTGGACCGGCCTGGAGGAGGAGAGCTTCCAGCAGTCCACCGGCGAGGTCGCCGAGTGGAAACAGCAACTCCCCGACCCGCTCGGCTGGGAGCCAAGCGACGTGGCCGAACAGCAACAGCACGTCGAGCAGGTGTACCAGCCCGCGAGCTCCGACGACGCGATACAGTCGCGGATACTGGTCGAGGGGAACGTGACCGACCCCGACACGCTCGAAGACATCGACGCCGGCGTCGGCCGGATCGACGAGACGGGGCTGCTCGTCACCGAGAGCGGCGTCCGGGGCGAGCGCTCGCCGACGACCGAGATGCGCCGCGTCGCCGCCGAGAACGAGACGTTCGCCGCCGTCCTCGAACGGGCCGACACCGACGGGAACGGCGTCCCCGACCGGAACCTCTCGGCCGTGTACGACGCCTTCTACGCCGCGGACGCCGACGCCGCCGAGCGCGTCGTCGAGCGGCGGGGCGGCGAGTACCGCTCCGTCCTCGTGAGGCTGTCGCTGGACGCGTCGTACGCCGACGCCAGTTCGGCGGCCCCGAAACTGGAGGACGGGGCCGCCGCGATGGCCGAGGACGGGGTGCGCACGGCGACCCCCGCGGGGTCGCTCGCCATCAACGCCGCCGTACTCGGTGAGATCGTGGGCGGGATCGTCCTGACGATGGCCGTCGCGCTGCTTGCGATCGCGGTCGCCCTGACCGCCGCGTTCCGGTACATGCACGGGAGCGCGACGCTGGGCACGGTCGTCGCCGTGCCCATCGTGTTGGTCGTCGGGCTCGTCATCGGCGGGATGTACCTGCTGTCGATCCCGCTTACCATCCTGACGGCGCTGCTGATGAGCCTGGTCATCGGGCTGGGTGTCGACTACAACATCCACGTCGGCGACCGCTTCGCCGACGAACTGGCCGCGGGCAGGTCCTCGACCGAGGCGCTGCGCGCGGCGGTGACGGGCACCGGGGGCGCGCTCCTCGGCAGCACCCTCACCTCCGCCGGCGCGTTGGCGGCGATCGCGCTCGTCCCGAACCCGCTACTGGAGAGCTTCGGCGGCATCGTCGTCATCGCGCTCGTCACGTCGTTCCTGGTGAGCCTGCTGGTGCTGCCGAGCCTGCTGGTGCTGTGGACCCGGTACGGCGTCGGGACGGTCGCCGTCGACGCCGAGGTCGAGGAGACGGCGTCGAGCGACTGA
- a CDS encoding bacterio-opsin activator domain-containing protein, with product MDDRFERAPVGMVEVDPDGTVRAVNDAAADLLAVDGAGAAGEPIGAVFPDSVEAAVPRAFDAPPEAETAVEEYYPELETWLAVTIVPLGDRVALYLRDVTDRYRTERRLAERDADLERVTIINRLIADVLAELVEASDREAIAETICERLGETDIYEFAWVGERELGSDDVVVRASAGETGRTLDRVEASLDRGDDVPERRAMESGEPTVVQPVGADESVPEPVRRAAFADGLQSLLAIPLSYGASVYGVVAVYTTDRDAFSERERESFGTLGEMAGFAVNAARNRNLLRADTVVELTLSVTGGDDPLVAAAGDAELSVDGVVPGTEGVRCYLAVRDAGPRAVADAVADRSDVRSARVIDERGDAGRLELALPAETLLGRLASLGVTVESATFADGEGEVAVELPPDEDVRRIAETVTRTHDATVTAKREREREVATAREFRDALSERLTDRQENALRTAYYADYFESPRGSSAAEVAEALDITAPTLLHHLRAGQAKLLGEFLAGERE from the coding sequence ATGGACGACCGCTTCGAGCGCGCGCCCGTCGGGATGGTGGAGGTCGACCCCGACGGCACCGTGCGCGCCGTCAACGACGCCGCGGCCGACCTGCTCGCCGTCGACGGGGCGGGTGCCGCCGGCGAGCCCATCGGGGCGGTGTTCCCCGACTCCGTCGAGGCCGCCGTGCCGCGGGCGTTCGACGCGCCGCCGGAGGCGGAGACGGCAGTCGAGGAGTACTACCCGGAACTGGAGACGTGGCTCGCGGTGACGATAGTGCCGCTCGGGGACCGGGTCGCGCTGTACCTGCGCGACGTGACCGACCGCTACCGGACGGAGCGACGGCTGGCCGAGCGCGACGCCGACCTAGAGCGGGTGACGATCATCAACCGGCTCATCGCCGACGTGCTGGCGGAACTCGTCGAGGCGTCCGACCGCGAGGCGATCGCGGAGACCATCTGCGAGCGCCTGGGCGAGACGGACATCTACGAGTTCGCGTGGGTCGGCGAGCGCGAACTCGGGAGCGACGATGTCGTGGTGCGCGCGAGCGCCGGCGAGACGGGGCGGACGCTCGACCGCGTCGAGGCCTCGCTCGACCGGGGCGACGACGTGCCCGAGCGGCGGGCGATGGAGTCGGGCGAGCCGACGGTCGTCCAGCCGGTCGGTGCCGACGAGTCGGTGCCCGAGCCCGTGCGGCGCGCCGCCTTCGCCGACGGCCTCCAGTCGCTGCTTGCGATCCCGCTTTCCTACGGGGCGAGCGTGTACGGCGTCGTCGCCGTCTACACGACCGACCGGGACGCCTTCTCCGAGCGGGAGCGCGAGAGCTTCGGCACGCTCGGGGAGATGGCCGGGTTCGCGGTGAACGCGGCGCGGAACCGGAACCTGCTGCGCGCCGACACCGTCGTGGAGCTGACGCTGTCCGTGACCGGCGGGGACGACCCGCTCGTCGCCGCGGCGGGCGACGCCGAACTGTCGGTCGACGGCGTCGTCCCGGGGACGGAGGGAGTCCGCTGTTACCTCGCCGTGCGCGATGCCGGCCCGCGGGCGGTCGCGGACGCGGTCGCCGACCGGAGCGACGTCCGGTCGGCCCGGGTCATCGACGAGCGTGGCGACGCCGGCCGGCTCGAACTGGCGCTCCCGGCGGAGACGCTTCTGGGGCGGCTGGCCTCGCTGGGCGTCACCGTCGAGTCCGCGACGTTCGCGGACGGGGAGGGGGAGGTCGCCGTCGAACTCCCGCCCGACGAGGACGTGCGGCGGATCGCCGAGACGGTCACCCGGACCCACGACGCGACGGTGACCGCGAAGCGCGAGCGGGAGCGCGAGGTCGCGACCGCACGGGAGTTCAGGGACGCGCTGAGCGAGCGGCTGACCGACCGGCAGGAGAACGCGCTCCGGACGGCGTACTACGCCGACTATTTCGAGTCGCCGCGGGGCAGCAGCGCCGCCGAGGTCGCGGAGGCGCTCGACATCACCGCGCCGACGCTGCTCCACCACCTCCGTGCGGGCCAGGCGAAGCTGCTCGGGGAGTTCCTCGCCGGCGAGCGCGAGTGA
- a CDS encoding sensor histidine kinase has protein sequence MTDEPGDPWAIPAGRYPGPVCRYDTADGTPTVRAVDDAFEREFGVVAAGTPVADCLASLGLAVEAGDVDRVLAEGGDLRLGVADGDAADGRTYHVRAIPPEGDEQGFLLLVEADALGDDAGALGVDHVASVVSHDLRNPLDVARTRLRAGREHDEPEHFDYVEQAHDRMERIIEDVLTLARGETVVEPDQTVDLGTVAERAWDTVDTGEAALRVDGPLPTTVADPDRVSRLFENLFRNAVEHGSTGPDSQARQDTAEHGAADGSVTVAVGPLDDADGFYVADDGVGIPADRRERAFEPGYSTDEHGAGLGLAIVARIADLHGWTRQLVSPAGGGTRVEFRGVEPAGEADPED, from the coding sequence ATGACGGACGAACCCGGCGACCCGTGGGCGATCCCCGCCGGACGCTATCCGGGGCCGGTGTGTCGGTACGACACGGCCGACGGAACGCCGACGGTCCGCGCGGTCGACGACGCCTTCGAGCGGGAGTTCGGCGTCGTCGCAGCGGGCACGCCCGTCGCGGACTGCCTCGCGTCGCTGGGGCTCGCGGTCGAGGCCGGCGACGTCGACCGCGTACTCGCCGAGGGCGGGGACCTGCGGCTCGGGGTCGCCGACGGCGACGCGGCGGACGGCCGCACGTATCACGTCCGGGCGATCCCGCCCGAGGGCGACGAGCAGGGGTTCCTCCTGCTGGTGGAGGCCGACGCTCTCGGGGACGACGCGGGAGCGCTCGGCGTCGACCACGTCGCCAGCGTCGTCAGCCACGACCTCAGGAACCCGCTCGACGTGGCGAGGACCCGCCTCCGGGCCGGGCGCGAACACGACGAGCCTGAGCATTTCGACTACGTCGAGCAGGCCCACGACCGCATGGAGCGCATCATCGAGGACGTGCTCACTCTCGCGCGGGGGGAGACCGTGGTGGAACCGGACCAGACCGTCGACCTCGGGACCGTCGCGGAGCGGGCCTGGGACACCGTCGACACGGGGGAGGCGGCGCTGCGCGTCGACGGGCCGCTGCCGACGACCGTCGCCGACCCGGACCGGGTGAGCCGCCTCTTCGAGAACCTGTTCCGGAACGCCGTCGAGCACGGCTCGACGGGCCCCGACTCACAGGCTCGTCAGGACACCGCGGAGCACGGGGCCGCGGACGGATCCGTCACCGTCGCCGTCGGGCCGCTCGACGACGCCGACGGGTTCTACGTCGCCGACGACGGCGTCGGGATCCCCGCCGACCGGCGGGAGCGGGCGTTCGAACCGGGGTACAGCACGGACGAGCACGGTGCCGGACTCGGGCTGGCGATCGTCGCGCGGATCGCGGACCTGCACGGCTGGACCCGGCAACTTGTGTCGCCCGCCGGCGGCGGCACGCGGGTCGAGTTCCGCGGCGTCGAACCGGCCGGCGAGGCCGACCCGGAGGACTGA
- a CDS encoding ATP-binding protein, with protein sequence MAVSLENGLVGVALLAGTVLCWLGGHCYRRWDEPGANGFATVAAVLGLTAVASGAVALAGGTEVPEARMPLWRSVALTGWVVSMVPWILFSLRYTGRVTAFRLRTAGLISVPVVGIVGLIAIQSSGHPTVLTQLLATFSLLYVFALVAVGSYLLLRTSYEFGHLSTWQGVSLTLAGTAPLVLINSIGTMVGRTSDATIFAVYALAFAVPAVCLTLSVVRFGMFQSTPAAGALGERAIPRETDDLVVVVDREGRVIKINETAAERLGVDPTDPLGGSFASLVGRTVDELRETDTVELATAVGNRRFDPQVTAFTDQHGRQLGSLLSLRDVTERELRKQRLEVLNRVLRHNLRNRVDAIKGNAEAIEAESSDGYAAEIRESADELATLSAKAREIDQLVSRPTRYSEADLSAVVRELAAATGDDRVIVDVPERAPLVTDWEALRLAVRSAVENAVEHAAESVTATVERSDSGYVITVADDGPGIPDSELDSLDAETETPLQHGTGLGLWLLKWSVRKLNGTLSFDTSGGTTVRLTVPDRSE encoded by the coding sequence ATGGCGGTCTCCCTGGAGAACGGACTGGTCGGCGTCGCGCTACTGGCCGGGACCGTGCTGTGCTGGCTGGGGGGCCACTGCTATCGACGCTGGGACGAACCGGGGGCGAACGGGTTCGCCACGGTCGCCGCGGTGCTGGGGTTGACGGCCGTCGCCAGCGGGGCCGTCGCGCTCGCCGGCGGAACGGAGGTGCCGGAGGCGAGGATGCCGCTGTGGCGGAGCGTGGCGCTCACGGGGTGGGTGGTCTCGATGGTGCCGTGGATACTGTTCTCCCTCCGGTACACCGGACGGGTCACGGCGTTTCGGCTGCGAACCGCCGGGCTAATCTCGGTCCCGGTCGTCGGCATCGTCGGGCTCATCGCGATTCAGTCGTCCGGCCACCCGACGGTCCTCACCCAGCTCCTCGCGACGTTTTCGCTGCTGTACGTGTTCGCGCTCGTCGCCGTGGGCAGCTACCTGCTCCTGCGGACGTCGTACGAGTTCGGGCACCTGTCGACGTGGCAGGGCGTCAGCCTCACCCTCGCGGGGACGGCCCCGCTGGTGCTGATAAACTCGATCGGCACCATGGTCGGCCGGACCTCGGACGCGACCATCTTCGCCGTCTACGCGCTCGCGTTCGCGGTGCCCGCGGTCTGCCTCACGCTGTCGGTGGTCCGGTTCGGGATGTTCCAGTCGACGCCGGCGGCCGGGGCCCTGGGGGAGCGGGCGATCCCCCGCGAGACCGACGACCTCGTCGTCGTGGTCGACCGCGAGGGACGGGTGATCAAGATAAACGAGACGGCCGCCGAACGGCTGGGCGTCGACCCGACCGACCCGCTCGGCGGCTCGTTCGCGTCGCTTGTCGGCCGGACGGTCGACGAACTGCGGGAGACCGACACGGTCGAACTGGCGACGGCCGTCGGGAACCGTCGGTTCGACCCGCAGGTGACGGCGTTCACCGACCAGCACGGCCGACAGCTCGGCTCCCTGCTCAGCCTGCGCGACGTGACCGAGCGGGAGCTCCGGAAGCAGCGCCTGGAGGTGTTGAACCGCGTCCTCCGGCACAACCTCCGGAACCGGGTCGACGCCATCAAGGGGAACGCGGAGGCCATCGAGGCCGAGAGCAGTGACGGGTACGCCGCCGAGATCCGCGAGTCTGCCGACGAACTGGCCACGCTCAGCGCGAAGGCGCGGGAGATCGACCAGCTCGTCTCCCGACCCACCCGGTACAGCGAGGCGGACCTGTCGGCGGTCGTCCGGGAGCTCGCGGCCGCAACCGGCGACGACCGGGTCATAGTCGACGTCCCGGAGCGCGCGCCGCTGGTCACCGACTGGGAGGCCCTCCGTCTGGCGGTCCGGAGCGCGGTCGAGAACGCCGTCGAACACGCCGCCGAGTCGGTGACCGCGACGGTCGAGAGGTCGGATTCGGGGTACGTGATAACCGTCGCGGACGACGGGCCGGGGATCCCCGACTCGGAACTCGACTCGCTCGACGCCGAGACGGAGACCCCGCTCCAGCACGGCACCGGGCTCGGCCTGTGGCTGCTCAAGTGGAGCGTGCGGAAGCTCAACGGGACGCTCTCGTTCGACACGTCCGGCGGAACGACGGTCCGGTTGACCGTGCCCGACCGAAGCGAGTGA
- a CDS encoding ArsR/SmtB family transcription factor yields MTTPQPVTNDRSDATTGRRRPAGSAPTASADELLELLGDDHARRVLRAVADRPRTGRELVAALDASKSTVYRRLERLEAAGLAESTLTIDPDGNHRKRFHAVDAVLEFDLSPGGLSVSVGTGAGSDVRANRVVHADD; encoded by the coding sequence ATGACGACGCCACAGCCCGTCACGAACGACCGCTCCGACGCCACCACAGGGAGGCGGCGACCGGCTGGTTCCGCCCCGACGGCTTCTGCGGACGAACTGCTCGAACTGCTCGGGGACGACCACGCCCGGCGGGTGCTTCGGGCGGTCGCTGACCGCCCCCGGACCGGGCGGGAACTGGTGGCCGCGCTCGACGCCTCGAAGTCGACCGTCTACCGCCGGCTCGAACGGCTGGAGGCCGCCGGCCTCGCGGAATCGACCCTGACGATCGACCCCGACGGCAATCACCGCAAGCGGTTCCACGCCGTCGACGCGGTGCTCGAATTCGACCTCAGCCCGGGCGGCCTGAGCGTCTCGGTTGGAACCGGGGCGGGGAGCGACGTGCGGGCGAACCGGGTGGTCCACGCGGACGACTGA
- a CDS encoding response regulator — protein MGDRTDEPLPRALVVDDEKQVADAYALRLRGLCAVDTVYGGEPALSAVAEGDVDVVLLDRHMPGLSGDDVLDALDDRGFDGRVIMVTAIDPGFDVLDMPFDDYLCKPVEREDVRTAVEQQCTTLGYETLGEYFSLEAKRRVIEAELPAERLEDHEGYRDATTRAERLERRARRLLDDPAALFERFDSVSRESR, from the coding sequence ATGGGAGACCGCACGGACGAACCGCTGCCGCGGGCGCTCGTCGTGGACGACGAGAAGCAGGTGGCCGACGCCTACGCCCTCCGCCTGCGGGGCCTCTGTGCCGTCGACACCGTGTACGGCGGCGAGCCCGCCCTCTCGGCCGTCGCCGAGGGCGACGTCGACGTGGTCCTCCTCGACCGGCACATGCCGGGGCTGTCGGGCGACGACGTGCTCGACGCGCTCGACGACCGCGGGTTCGACGGCCGGGTCATCATGGTGACCGCCATCGACCCGGGGTTCGACGTGCTGGACATGCCGTTCGACGACTACCTCTGCAAGCCGGTCGAGCGTGAGGACGTCCGGACGGCCGTCGAGCAGCAGTGCACTACGCTGGGGTACGAGACCCTCGGGGAGTACTTCAGCCTCGAGGCGAAGCGCCGCGTCATCGAGGCGGAACTCCCGGCCGAACGTCTGGAGGACCATGAGGGGTATCGGGACGCCACGACGCGGGCCGAGCGGCTGGAGCGGCGTGCCCGTCGCCTGCTCGACGACCCGGCCGCCCTGTTCGAACGGTTCGACTCCGTTAGCCGCGAGAGCAGGTGA
- a CDS encoding ABC transporter substrate-binding protein: MTGPPEAQPTSRRRPLLAALATGGFGSLVGCASSGDPTATSGPTETGTPVEVLHNWTSGPDRVASESFTAAFGDAHPAVATDVRTVADLSVDELVGRRIEGGDPPEVFGTVPGGNLAPFDGSLSTVEDAWVGDAADAHPPLAREACRRGGAYRAVPVAAFRVDTVYYNVDVLAAAGIDPASLSSVDGLLGAVEAVARSSVDARPFAHALVWPRSTLQLFTALLAADDPGAYRRFLSGDGGRSAVREAVSATARLLAAGDRSSGTFAEAGRRVGNGEAAAVQAGSWLSSYLRRAGFGHRNEPEGDGSWGLVGLGDAPVVRYEAFVPTADSASPDGAAAWLAFASTKAGQVAFNRPSSAAARPDPNPEDSENPAVPRGSVPPRTDVPPERFDPPLSAVALAYRDADERLPAVELTLAPGTVEALLGAVDDWLVSGESVDVDAATDALEAAVGDA, from the coding sequence ATGACTGGTCCCCCGGAAGCCCAGCCGACCTCCCGGCGACGGCCGCTGCTGGCCGCGCTCGCCACGGGGGGCTTCGGAAGCCTCGTCGGCTGCGCGTCGTCCGGCGACCCGACGGCGACGAGCGGGCCCACCGAGACGGGAACGCCGGTCGAGGTCCTGCACAACTGGACGTCCGGCCCCGACCGGGTCGCGAGCGAGTCGTTCACCGCGGCGTTCGGCGACGCCCACCCGGCGGTGGCGACGGACGTGCGGACCGTGGCGGACCTAAGCGTCGACGAACTCGTGGGCCGACGCATCGAGGGCGGCGACCCGCCGGAGGTGTTCGGAACCGTGCCGGGCGGGAACCTGGCCCCGTTCGACGGCTCGCTGTCGACCGTCGAGGACGCGTGGGTCGGCGACGCCGCGGACGCGCACCCGCCGCTCGCCCGGGAAGCGTGTCGGCGGGGCGGAGCCTACCGGGCCGTCCCGGTCGCCGCCTTCCGGGTCGATACCGTCTACTACAACGTCGACGTCCTCGCCGCCGCCGGGATCGACCCCGCGTCACTCTCGTCCGTCGACGGACTCCTCGGGGCCGTCGAGGCAGTCGCGAGGTCGTCGGTCGACGCGCGGCCGTTCGCCCACGCGCTCGTCTGGCCGAGGTCCACGCTCCAGTTGTTCACCGCCCTGCTCGCCGCCGACGACCCCGGGGCGTACCGGCGGTTCCTCTCGGGCGACGGCGGCCGGTCCGCCGTCCGCGAAGCGGTGTCGGCGACGGCACGCCTCCTCGCCGCCGGGGACCGTTCGAGCGGGACGTTCGCCGAAGCGGGCCGCCGGGTCGGGAACGGGGAGGCGGCCGCCGTTCAGGCCGGGTCGTGGCTGTCGTCGTACCTCCGTCGGGCCGGGTTCGGCCACCGGAATGAACCCGAAGGCGACGGTAGCTGGGGCCTCGTCGGCCTCGGGGACGCGCCGGTCGTCCGGTACGAGGCGTTCGTCCCGACGGCGGACTCCGCCTCCCCGGACGGGGCGGCGGCGTGGCTCGCGTTCGCGAGCACGAAGGCCGGCCAGGTCGCGTTCAACCGTCCGTCGTCGGCCGCGGCGCGTCCGGATCCGAACCCCGAGGACAGCGAGAACCCGGCCGTTCCGCGCGGATCCGTGCCGCCCCGGACGGACGTCCCGCCCGAGCGGTTCGACCCGCCGCTGTCGGCCGTCGCGCTGGCGTATCGGGACGCCGACGAGCGCCTCCCGGCCGTGGAACTCACGCTCGCGCCGGGGACGGTAGAGGCGTTGCTCGGAGCCGTCGACGACTGGCTGGTGAGCGGCGAATCCGTCGACGTCGACGCGGCGACCGATGCGCTCGAGGCGGCCGTCGGGGACGCGTGA
- a CDS encoding BolA family protein has product MDLQEIEELIESHVPDAEAEVIQPRGPEDDDHLAARVVSPAFEGKSLVDQHELVYDALEGRMTEDIHALELKTYTPDEAPA; this is encoded by the coding sequence ATGGACCTACAAGAGATCGAGGAACTCATCGAATCGCACGTGCCCGACGCCGAGGCCGAAGTGATCCAGCCTCGCGGCCCCGAGGACGACGACCACCTCGCCGCCCGCGTCGTCTCCCCCGCGTTCGAGGGGAAGTCGCTCGTCGACCAGCACGAACTCGTCTACGACGCGCTGGAGGGGCGCATGACCGAGGACATCCACGCGCTCGAACTGAAGACGTACACGCCCGACGAGGCCCCGGCCTGA